In one window of Methanolobus mangrovi DNA:
- the rpiA gene encoding ribose-5-phosphate isomerase RpiA gives MKERNPAGESPEKKAAGIAAADLVTDGMVVGLGTGSTTAYTIAELGRRVDEGLDIIAVVTSYQSEMLAIQAGITLTSLAEHPELDIAIDGADQIDAGLNVIKGGGAAHTREKVVSRSAERFVIVADESKYSEQLNHYVPLEVLPYAKELVSKQVRKMGGDPVLRLASRKDGPVISDNGNFIIDASLGVIETPVIISALLSQVAGIVEHGIFTNVDEVYIGKKDGSVEIMS, from the coding sequence ATGAAAGAAAGAAATCCAGCAGGAGAAAGTCCTGAAAAGAAAGCTGCAGGAATTGCAGCGGCTGATCTTGTAACTGATGGTATGGTTGTCGGTCTTGGTACCGGCTCCACAACCGCTTACACAATAGCCGAGCTTGGAAGGCGTGTTGATGAAGGTCTTGACATCATTGCAGTTGTAACATCATACCAGTCAGAGATGCTTGCTATCCAGGCAGGTATCACCCTTACTTCACTTGCCGAGCACCCTGAACTTGATATTGCTATTGATGGCGCTGATCAGATAGATGCCGGCCTGAATGTGATCAAGGGCGGTGGCGCTGCACATACCCGTGAAAAGGTTGTTTCACGTTCTGCAGAACGCTTTGTGATAGTTGCTGACGAATCAAAATACAGTGAACAACTCAATCATTATGTTCCATTGGAAGTACTTCCATATGCAAAGGAACTTGTATCAAAACAGGTAAGGAAAATGGGAGGAGATCCGGTACTGCGTCTTGCATCAAGAAAAGATGGCCCGGTCATATCCGACAATGGTAATTTCATTATCGATGCAAGTCTTGGCGTTATCGAGACTCCTGTGATTATTTCTGCTCTTCTTTCGCAAGTAGCCGGAATTGTGGAACACGGTATCTTTACCAATGTAGACGAGGTCTACATCGGTAAGAAAGATGGTTCCGTAGAAATAATGTCCTGA
- a CDS encoding nitroreductase family protein, whose amino-acid sequence MDVLEAIHSRRCIRKYTDESIAPETIKELLSAAMSAPSAVNAQPWAFIVIDDRKLLDEIPTYSPYAAMARNAPLAILVCGDTNLEKAPGFWVQDCSAAIQNLLLAAHALGLGAVWTGIHPMEDRVEGFRKAFNLPEHVIPLGLVPVGYPVQEAGPQDRYMEEKVYHNSYGKK is encoded by the coding sequence ATGGACGTATTAGAAGCTATTCATTCTCGTAGATGTATCCGGAAATATACGGATGAAAGCATAGCACCGGAAACGATCAAAGAACTATTATCTGCTGCCATGAGTGCGCCTTCAGCTGTGAATGCACAACCATGGGCATTTATAGTAATCGATGACCGCAAGCTGCTGGACGAGATCCCTACATACAGTCCTTATGCAGCCATGGCCCGTAATGCTCCACTTGCAATTCTTGTCTGTGGAGATACAAATCTGGAAAAAGCTCCGGGATTCTGGGTACAGGACTGTTCGGCTGCAATACAGAATCTCCTGCTGGCCGCTCATGCACTGGGCCTTGGTGCGGTGTGGACTGGAATTCACCCTATGGAAGACAGGGTGGAGGGTTTCAGGAAAGCTTTCAATTTGCCGGAACATGTGATACCCCTGGGATTGGTACCTGTTGGATATCCTGTACAGGAGGCTGGCCCGCAGGACAGGTATATGGAAGAGAAGGTATACCACAACTCATACGGTAAAAAATAA
- a CDS encoding TrmB family transcriptional regulator, whose amino-acid sequence MDEKLLANIGLNKYERTVYWMLLKKGELEASKLSQLSRVPIGKIYEVLTDLNKYGLVEIKPSRPRKYRTVDTKIAFEVMYKRREEEALNELKLLREAFAEIEQQLSNDDSPKHVETIFWPDKFHDYDELKETVNSFFEDIEHEICVVTPSKYKPGVSAQYDDSMSVFSKAYLNLAQSGIHVKILDSHSQLLPSIKELVTSIEDEYVINNLQKFMEIRILETKHDFVIFDSKTLFLDIEDQINTGTSLGMTQIHDEAYTKRFKAKFDDLWTKGKRFNIT is encoded by the coding sequence ATGGATGAAAAGTTACTTGCAAATATCGGTTTAAACAAATATGAAAGAACCGTTTACTGGATGCTTTTGAAAAAAGGAGAGCTGGAAGCAAGTAAATTATCACAGTTATCACGAGTTCCCATTGGAAAGATCTATGAGGTTTTGACGGATCTGAACAAGTATGGCCTTGTGGAGATAAAACCTTCAAGACCACGAAAATACAGGACTGTTGATACGAAAATTGCTTTTGAAGTTATGTATAAAAGAAGAGAAGAAGAAGCACTCAATGAGCTCAAACTACTCAGGGAAGCATTTGCTGAAATTGAACAGCAACTTTCCAACGACGATTCTCCAAAGCATGTTGAAACAATATTCTGGCCCGATAAGTTCCATGATTATGATGAACTAAAAGAGACAGTTAATTCATTTTTTGAGGATATTGAGCATGAAATATGTGTTGTTACTCCCAGTAAGTATAAACCAGGAGTATCAGCACAATATGATGATTCAATGTCAGTATTCAGCAAGGCTTACTTAAATTTGGCACAGAGTGGTATTCATGTTAAAATTCTGGATTCCCACTCTCAACTGTTACCTTCAATAAAAGAACTTGTTACTTCAATAGAAGATGAATACGTCATAAATAATTTACAGAAATTCATGGAAATAAGAATTCTGGAAACAAAGCATGATTTCGTGATCTTTGATTCAAAGACTCTCTTCCTTGATATTGAAGACCAGATCAATACGGGTACAAGTCTTGGTATGACACAGATTCATGATGAGGCATATACAAAGCGTTTCAAAGCTAAATTCGACGACCTCTGGACCAAGGGGAAGCGATTCAATATCACATAA
- a CDS encoding putative quinol monooxygenase — MTIKVVAKHYVKPEKIEDYIGLSKELVKETLKEEGCIEYGLYQDLKNPLILTMIEEWEDNNSLGRHFNSEHFKEIVPLMANLCEKETEINVYNKIV, encoded by the coding sequence ATGACAATAAAGGTAGTCGCAAAACACTATGTTAAACCTGAAAAAATTGAAGATTATATTGGTTTGAGCAAAGAATTGGTCAAAGAGACATTGAAAGAAGAAGGCTGCATTGAATATGGTCTTTATCAGGATTTAAAGAATCCACTAATCTTGACAATGATTGAGGAATGGGAAGATAATAACAGCCTGGGAAGGCACTTTAATTCTGAACATTTCAAGGAGATAGTTCCTTTGATGGCAAATCTCTGTGAAAAAGAAACGGAAATCAATGTTTACAATAAAATTGTGTGA
- a CDS encoding integrase: MIFNGYDYYAKRIRHNRVCAKTIRKWHLNLMIKEGVTESLADFIQGRAPATVGSAHYLNKVQQSKEAYRKIVGNFGGLKK, from the coding sequence GTGATATTTAATGGATACGATTATTACGCCAAGAGAATTAGACACAATCGCGTATGTGCAAAAACCATCCGCAAATGGCATCTTAACTTGATGATTAAAGAAGGAGTTACTGAGAGCTTAGCTGATTTTATACAGGGCAGAGCACCTGCAACAGTAGGGAGTGCTCATTATCTTAACAAGGTTCAACAATCGAAGGAAGCGTATAGAAAAATAGTCGGGAATTTTGGGGGTTTGAAAAAGTAA
- a CDS encoding PAS domain S-box protein yields MKNDKQSSKCIQDEIKVDYTQLINNNNAVMFLIDPESLQIINANNAASNYYGWSCEELRQMKISQIDLLPEEKIRAEFSKAIKLVKNNFTFKHQLHNHDIHDVDICAVPINTEEKTLLILTVYDIAKTNESEKEALLVNEATKRDVRYLKSKSDQIINNSISGVSVLKMIFNEDGKPIDCVFLEANQTFEKCTGLKITDIIGKYVTEVLPCVEETSLIETYGNVVLTGIPANFQTFNPQLNKHYSVNACKIEDDCFAAIFQDITEHKEVELALRNTVGQLRTLVNTIPDLIWLKDVNGTFLGCNHKFEQFYNVSEEDIIGKTDYDFHDKELADFIRQKDMKALEADRPLINEEIVTRVDDGYPEYIETIKSPMYDSNGKLIGVLGIGRDVSERMNAETALKEKSNELQRSYERFLVAVNGSQDGIWDWDLYTDEIYLSPRWKAMIGFEDDEIPNKLPTLIDGIHPDDSKRVLKHLGKYLKNEISDYKIEFRFRHKNGNYIWVLARGAALRDENAFPYRMAGSHTDITERKRAESELLNSKIEAENANKIKSEFLASMSHELRTPLNSVIGFSQVLNEKIMGDLNEKQMRYVSNILKSGTHLLDLINDILDISKIESGNMEYAPEIMDVREVMDEIIVLTEPLVKEKNIDFEDHGKFEKLEINADRMKIKQIMFNLLSNAIKFAPKNGKVWFDSKVMNDNVQISISDNGIGIPLKQQKTIFEPFKQASSSTSRTHGGTGLGLAIVKYYVEMHSGEIAVESEVGKGSTFTITIPIDN; encoded by the coding sequence ATGAAAAATGATAAACAGTCTTCCAAATGCATTCAAGATGAAATAAAGGTAGACTATACTCAATTAATCAATAACAATAACGCTGTTATGTTTCTTATTGACCCTGAAAGCCTGCAAATCATTAATGCTAACAATGCTGCTTCTAATTACTATGGTTGGTCATGTGAAGAACTCAGACAAATGAAAATAAGCCAAATAGATTTATTGCCTGAAGAAAAAATAAGAGCTGAGTTCTCAAAAGCGATAAAGTTGGTTAAAAACAACTTTACTTTTAAGCATCAACTGCATAATCATGATATCCATGATGTCGATATTTGTGCAGTACCCATCAACACTGAAGAAAAAACCCTTCTTATCCTCACAGTCTATGATATAGCTAAAACAAATGAAAGTGAAAAGGAAGCGCTTCTTGTAAATGAAGCTACTAAAAGAGATGTAAGATACTTAAAGAGCAAAAGTGATCAAATTATTAATAACTCCATCAGTGGAGTATCTGTCCTCAAAATGATCTTTAATGAGGATGGGAAGCCAATAGACTGTGTCTTTTTAGAAGCAAATCAAACTTTTGAGAAATGTACAGGACTGAAAATAACCGATATCATTGGAAAGTATGTTACTGAAGTTCTTCCATGTGTTGAAGAAACATCCTTAATAGAAACATATGGAAATGTTGTTCTCACCGGCATACCTGCAAATTTTCAAACATTCAACCCACAGCTAAATAAACATTATTCTGTAAACGCATGTAAAATTGAAGACGATTGTTTTGCCGCTATTTTTCAAGACATCACCGAACACAAAGAAGTAGAACTTGCGTTAAGGAATACCGTGGGACAACTGCGCACACTGGTGAATACTATTCCTGATCTTATATGGCTTAAAGATGTAAATGGTACATTCCTCGGATGCAATCATAAGTTCGAACAGTTTTATAATGTGAGTGAAGAAGATATCATTGGAAAAACGGACTATGATTTTCATGATAAAGAACTTGCAGATTTTATTAGACAGAAGGATATGAAAGCATTAGAGGCTGATAGGCCTTTAATTAATGAAGAAATAGTCACCCGTGTTGATGATGGTTATCCTGAATACATAGAAACAATAAAAAGTCCGATGTATGATTCAAATGGAAAACTCATAGGTGTGCTGGGGATTGGCAGAGATGTTTCCGAGAGAATGAATGCTGAGACGGCACTTAAAGAAAAGAGTAATGAACTGCAGAGAAGCTATGAAAGATTCCTGGTAGCTGTGAATGGTTCACAGGATGGTATATGGGACTGGGACCTGTATACAGATGAAATATATTTGTCTCCCCGATGGAAGGCAATGATCGGTTTTGAGGACGATGAAATCCCCAATAAATTACCTACACTTATAGACGGGATCCATCCTGATGACAGCAAGAGGGTGCTGAAACACCTTGGAAAATACCTGAAAAATGAAATATCCGATTATAAGATTGAATTCCGCTTCCGCCATAAGAATGGAAATTATATATGGGTGCTGGCAAGAGGAGCAGCCCTGAGGGACGAGAACGCATTCCCCTATAGGATGGCAGGTTCACACACCGATATTACTGAAAGAAAAAGAGCCGAGAGTGAATTGTTAAATTCCAAAATAGAGGCTGAAAATGCAAACAAGATAAAATCTGAATTTCTTGCAAGCATGAGTCATGAACTTCGCACACCACTTAATTCAGTTATTGGTTTTTCCCAAGTATTGAATGAGAAAATAATGGGGGACCTGAATGAAAAGCAAATGCGATATGTTTCTAATATACTGAAAAGTGGCACTCATCTGTTAGATCTGATCAATGATATTCTTGATATTTCAAAAATAGAATCTGGCAACATGGAATATGCACCTGAAATAATGGATGTCAGAGAAGTAATGGATGAAATCATTGTACTAACAGAACCCCTGGTCAAAGAGAAGAATATTGATTTTGAAGACCACGGGAAATTCGAAAAACTAGAAATAAATGCTGACAGGATGAAAATCAAGCAAATCATGTTTAATCTTCTTAGCAATGCAATCAAATTTGCACCTAAAAATGGAAAAGTGTGGTTCGATTCTAAAGTAATGAACGACAATGTTCAGATCTCTATATCCGATAATGGCATTGGAATTCCTTTGAAACAACAAAAAACTATTTTTGAACCATTTAAACAAGCCAGTTCATCTACAAGCCGTACTCATGGAGGAACAGGACTTGGACTTGCAATTGTTAAGTACTATGTAGAGATGCATTCCGGAGAGATTGCAGTTGAAAGTGAAGTAGGTAAGGGCAGTACGTTTACTATCACAATTCCAATTGATAATTGA
- a CDS encoding class I SAM-dependent methyltransferase codes for MESAIFEIFDGLPRQGPGSNECTEKAFNMLSSLPAGTKILDIGCGVGMQTIHLASICKDCHITATDIYQPFLDKLMENAAKEGVDDRISTVCASMDDLPFEAGEFDVIWAEGSIFILGFEKGISYWKQFLKDGGYMALTENTWFTDEPSPEVVEFWQEIYPGIMNISDTEKVITAVGYDVIDHFKLPVSVWYEFYDNLEKRVDEISDNYKGNTEAEMILEFNRKEIELFRKLPDEYGYAFYIFQKNKL; via the coding sequence ATGGAATCAGCAATTTTTGAGATATTTGATGGGTTACCTAGACAGGGTCCGGGAAGTAATGAATGTACTGAAAAAGCTTTTAATATGCTTTCTTCCCTTCCTGCAGGTACTAAGATCCTTGACATTGGATGTGGTGTAGGTATGCAGACAATACACCTTGCTAGTATCTGCAAGGACTGTCATATCACTGCAACTGACATTTACCAGCCTTTTCTGGATAAACTAATGGAAAATGCAGCTAAAGAAGGAGTTGATGACAGGATCAGCACAGTTTGTGCTTCTATGGATGACCTGCCTTTTGAAGCAGGAGAATTCGACGTGATCTGGGCAGAAGGCTCCATCTTTATCCTTGGTTTTGAAAAGGGAATCAGCTACTGGAAACAGTTCTTGAAAGATGGTGGCTACATGGCATTGACAGAGAATACATGGTTCACAGACGAACCTTCTCCGGAAGTTGTAGAATTCTGGCAGGAAATATATCCTGGTATAATGAACATATCTGACACTGAAAAAGTAATCACAGCAGTAGGATATGATGTTATTGATCACTTTAAACTGCCAGTTTCTGTCTGGTACGAGTTTTATGACAATCTGGAAAAAAGAGTTGATGAAATCAGTGATAACTACAAAGGAAACACTGAGGCAGAAATGATACTTGAGTTTAACAGAAAAGAGATAGAACTATTCAGAAAACTCCCGGATGAATATGGTTATGCGTTCTACATTTTTCAGAAGAACAAACTCTAA
- a CDS encoding magnesium transporter, with product MSYYTVRGIVGRGFPILLVTSIIGIFAGQILNFEIDKLVSMPIILVLIPSLIKIGGDTGSMLGARLSSSFHMGLGSHLHRNPVVRNSVLAALIVGLSACIFVGIMVWITGEALGIGMPFITLMALCLIAGSFELLAVFSATITIAFASHRFGVDPDDTVIPLIATLGDLIGVSGIFITMHILNLI from the coding sequence ATGAGCTACTACACAGTAAGAGGTATTGTCGGAAGAGGATTCCCAATCCTTCTGGTCACATCCATCATAGGCATATTCGCAGGCCAGATCCTTAACTTTGAAATTGATAAACTTGTCTCAATGCCCATCATACTTGTGCTAATACCCTCACTCATCAAAATTGGCGGGGACACGGGAAGCATGCTCGGTGCGAGACTCTCATCATCCTTTCACATGGGTCTTGGAAGCCACCTCCACAGAAACCCCGTTGTTCGTAACAGTGTCCTCGCAGCCCTCATTGTAGGGCTTAGTGCCTGCATCTTCGTAGGCATCATGGTCTGGATAACGGGAGAAGCGCTTGGCATTGGAATGCCATTCATAACACTCATGGCACTATGCCTTATAGCCGGCTCGTTTGAGCTGCTGGCAGTCTTTTCAGCCACCATTACCATTGCATTTGCATCTCACAGGTTCGGAGTGGATCCCGATGATACGGTAATCCCACTTATCGCAACGCTTGGCGACCTTATCGGGGTCAGCGGAATATTCATAACAATGCATATCCTGAACCTAATCTAA
- a CDS encoding potassium channel family protein, giving the protein MRPKEIRYIPRNLKDLLIEMKDTSELMVDLAYSAMVYDDEDIAEEVMRLEEKMDTLDYHMKIAAMLSTRRVEEAEEMSGVLQVARASENIANAAGDIAKIVLMDMGIPMELKLAMREADETITRATVREESTIAGRNLEDIELDTEAGMWIIAIRRNDEWIYDPNHQTRIRPDDVVFARGHDEGVPLFIELVTGHKYVPRTMQHERFLIDLEKAVDIIVEMKNMGELSVGLAYSALLFDNEDIAHEVKALEAEMDSMKHELQHWVLETAKHVPDVNILRGLLQLANSAEAISDAAYTIADTVLRDIELHPIITIAVRESDEVITKLVVQACSPIVEKTFGQLKLETETGVHVMAIKREDRWVYRPNKKTIVRAGDILIARGSHTGEEALFEMCACPLDDKNDS; this is encoded by the coding sequence ATGAGACCAAAGGAAATTAGGTATATCCCACGCAATCTCAAGGACCTTTTAATAGAGATGAAGGATACATCCGAACTCATGGTAGACCTTGCATATTCAGCAATGGTCTATGATGACGAGGATATTGCAGAAGAAGTAATGCGACTCGAAGAAAAGATGGACACACTTGACTATCACATGAAGATCGCTGCCATGCTCAGCACAAGACGTGTTGAAGAGGCCGAGGAGATGTCAGGTGTGCTTCAGGTTGCCCGTGCATCGGAAAATATAGCCAATGCTGCAGGCGACATTGCCAAAATTGTTCTGATGGACATGGGTATTCCCATGGAATTAAAGCTTGCAATGAGAGAAGCTGATGAAACCATCACCAGAGCAACAGTGAGAGAAGAATCCACCATTGCAGGCAGGAACCTGGAAGACATCGAATTGGATACAGAAGCAGGAATGTGGATAATTGCTATCCGCAGGAATGATGAATGGATATACGACCCCAACCACCAGACCCGCATAAGACCAGATGACGTGGTTTTTGCCCGCGGTCATGACGAAGGTGTCCCTCTGTTCATTGAGCTTGTAACAGGTCATAAATACGTTCCAAGGACGATGCAGCATGAGAGATTTTTGATAGACCTTGAGAAAGCTGTTGACATTATTGTGGAAATGAAGAACATGGGAGAGCTTTCCGTAGGACTTGCCTATTCTGCCCTGTTATTCGATAATGAGGACATCGCACATGAAGTGAAGGCTCTTGAAGCTGAAATGGACTCTATGAAGCATGAACTCCAGCACTGGGTACTTGAAACTGCAAAACATGTCCCTGATGTTAATATTCTTCGAGGACTCCTGCAGCTGGCAAACTCTGCGGAAGCAATTTCAGATGCTGCTTACACCATTGCAGATACAGTCCTCAGGGATATCGAACTGCACCCCATCATCACTATTGCTGTCAGGGAATCCGATGAGGTCATCACCAAACTGGTGGTCCAGGCCTGCTCACCAATAGTCGAGAAGACATTTGGCCAGTTAAAACTTGAGACTGAGACGGGAGTCCATGTAATGGCCATCAAAAGAGAGGACAGATGGGTTTACAGACCTAACAAGAAAACAATTGTAAGGGCTGGAGATATACTCATCGCCAGAGGTTCACACACAGGAGAAGAAGCGTTGTTTGAAATGTGTGCCTGTCCGCTTGACGATAAAAATGATTCCTGA
- a CDS encoding magnesium transporter, whose protein sequence is MAHDTSDEDEDYEIEVVEEYIGDYGSVRSIVREALPFELMATVGGVISGLILSGMSNELALIPGLIVITPAVLGMRGNISCTLGSRLGSAIHMGLITKIDRNPELVNNVSGSLLLSLMMSIILGIVGHLITVGLGLQSAGAFTLTLIAVLAGVSSGIILSFVAVLLALGMFRFGFDPDNVVTPAIATIGDIVSMIMLFMAAKVVLMI, encoded by the coding sequence ATGGCTCACGATACAAGTGATGAAGACGAGGACTACGAAATAGAAGTCGTCGAGGAATACATTGGAGATTACGGAAGTGTCCGCTCCATAGTACGTGAGGCGTTGCCATTTGAACTCATGGCAACAGTAGGAGGAGTAATATCAGGACTCATCCTTTCAGGCATGAGCAATGAACTTGCACTTATTCCCGGACTGATAGTGATCACACCTGCTGTACTTGGTATGCGCGGGAATATCTCCTGCACACTGGGCTCCCGTCTCGGGAGTGCCATACACATGGGTCTTATCACAAAGATAGACCGTAATCCTGAACTTGTTAACAACGTTTCCGGCTCCCTTCTCCTGAGTTTAATGATGTCGATCATACTTGGAATTGTAGGACATCTGATAACCGTAGGACTTGGCCTGCAAAGTGCAGGAGCATTCACCCTTACATTGATAGCAGTCCTGGCAGGTGTTTCCTCAGGTATAATCCTATCATTTGTAGCGGTCTTGCTCGCACTTGGTATGTTCCGCTTCGGATTCGATCCCGATAACGTGGTAACTCCTGCTATTGCCACCATCGGTGATATCGTATCCATGATAATGCTCTTTATGGCTGCAAAGGTGGTGCTTATGATATGA
- a CDS encoding Dabb family protein, protein MLKHIVMWKLKENAEGKSNIGNALLMKEMLETLKDVIPEIEMIEVGVNENPSAAAYDVVLYSEFRDEEALRIYQNHPEHMKVAEFVGKINEDRVVVDYQV, encoded by the coding sequence ATGTTAAAACATATTGTAATGTGGAAGCTAAAGGAGAACGCTGAAGGAAAGAGCAACATTGGAAATGCATTGCTCATGAAGGAAATGCTTGAGACTCTCAAAGATGTAATCCCGGAGATTGAAATGATCGAGGTGGGGGTCAATGAAAATCCTTCAGCTGCTGCTTACGATGTTGTTCTTTATTCCGAGTTCAGGGACGAGGAAGCACTAAGAATATATCAGAACCATCCTGAACATATGAAGGTCGCTGAATTTGTCGGTAAGATAAATGAAGATCGAGTTGTTGTTGATTATCAGGTCTGA